Proteins co-encoded in one Cupriavidus nantongensis genomic window:
- the dxs gene encoding 1-deoxy-D-xylulose-5-phosphate synthase codes for MTYALLNKIDAPADLRKLDRRELQTLADELRAYVLESVSQTGGHLSSNLGTVELTIALHYVFNTPDDRLVWDVGHQSYPHKILTGRRERMRTLRQWGGISGFPRRSESEYDTFGTAHSSTSISAALGMALGARTLGEKRVSVAVIGDGAMTAGMAFEALNNAGVYKDLPLVVVLNDNDMSISPPVGALNRHLARLLSGQFYAATKKGIEKVLSVAPPVLEFAKRFEEHAKGMMVPATLFEEFGFNYIGPIDGHDLNSLVPTLQNIRERALEGGGPQFLHVVTKKGQGYKLAEADPILYHGPGKFNPAEGIRPAAKPARKTYTQVFGDWLCDMAAADKRLVGITPAMREGSGMVEFEKRFPERYYDVGIAEQHAVTFAGGLACEGLKPVVAIYSTFLQRGYDQLIHDVALQNLPVVFALDRAGLVGADGATHAGAYDIAYLRCIPNMMVMTPSDENECRQLLTTAFQQDCPSAVRYPRGSGPGAAIAADLAPVPVGKGVVRREGGARAGHRVGLLAFGSMVQPALGAAEALDATVADMRFVKPLDVALVKRLAADHDYLVTVEEGSVMGGAGSAVLEALAEAGIDKPVLTLGLPDRFVDHGDPGFLLQQCGLDAAGIERSVRERFGLDQPQVTVASRVA; via the coding sequence ATGACCTACGCACTCCTCAACAAGATTGACGCCCCCGCGGACCTGCGCAAGCTCGACCGGCGCGAGCTCCAGACCCTGGCCGACGAACTGCGCGCCTACGTGCTGGAGTCGGTCTCGCAGACTGGCGGCCACCTGTCGTCCAACCTGGGCACGGTCGAACTGACCATCGCGCTGCACTATGTCTTCAACACCCCGGACGACCGGCTGGTGTGGGACGTGGGCCACCAGAGCTACCCGCACAAGATCCTGACCGGCCGCCGCGAGCGCATGCGCACGCTGCGCCAGTGGGGCGGCATCTCCGGCTTCCCGCGCCGCAGCGAGAGCGAATACGACACCTTCGGCACCGCGCACTCGTCGACCTCGATCTCGGCCGCGCTGGGCATGGCGCTGGGCGCGCGCACGCTGGGCGAGAAGCGGGTCTCGGTGGCGGTGATCGGCGACGGCGCGATGACCGCCGGCATGGCCTTCGAGGCGCTCAACAACGCCGGCGTCTACAAGGACCTGCCGCTGGTGGTGGTGCTCAACGACAACGACATGTCGATCTCGCCGCCGGTGGGCGCGCTTAACCGCCACCTGGCGCGGCTGCTGAGCGGCCAGTTCTACGCCGCCACCAAGAAGGGCATCGAGAAGGTGCTGTCGGTGGCGCCGCCGGTGCTGGAGTTCGCCAAGCGCTTCGAGGAACACGCCAAGGGCATGATGGTGCCGGCCACGCTGTTCGAGGAATTCGGCTTCAACTACATCGGCCCGATCGACGGCCACGACCTGAATTCGCTGGTGCCGACGCTGCAGAACATCCGCGAGCGCGCGCTCGAGGGCGGCGGCCCGCAGTTCCTGCACGTGGTCACCAAGAAGGGCCAGGGCTACAAGCTGGCCGAGGCCGACCCCATCCTCTACCACGGCCCGGGCAAGTTCAACCCGGCCGAAGGCATCCGCCCGGCCGCCAAGCCCGCGCGCAAGACCTACACCCAGGTGTTCGGCGACTGGCTGTGCGACATGGCCGCGGCCGACAAGCGCCTGGTCGGCATCACCCCGGCCATGCGCGAGGGCTCGGGCATGGTCGAGTTCGAGAAGCGCTTCCCCGAGCGCTACTACGACGTCGGCATCGCCGAGCAGCATGCGGTGACCTTCGCCGGCGGCCTGGCCTGCGAGGGCCTGAAGCCGGTGGTGGCGATCTACTCGACCTTCCTGCAGCGCGGCTACGACCAGCTGATCCACGACGTGGCGCTGCAGAACCTGCCGGTGGTATTCGCGCTGGACCGCGCCGGCCTGGTCGGCGCCGACGGCGCGACCCACGCCGGCGCCTACGATATTGCCTACCTGCGCTGCATCCCTAACATGATGGTGATGACGCCGTCCGACGAGAACGAGTGCCGCCAGCTGCTGACCACTGCGTTCCAGCAGGACTGCCCGAGCGCGGTGCGCTATCCGCGCGGCTCCGGCCCGGGCGCGGCGATCGCCGCCGACCTGGCCCCGGTGCCGGTGGGCAAGGGCGTGGTGCGCCGCGAGGGCGGCGCGCGCGCCGGGCACCGCGTCGGCTTGCTGGCATTTGGCTCGATGGTGCAGCCGGCGCTGGGCGCGGCCGAGGCGCTCGACGCCACCGTGGCCGACATGCGCTTCGTCAAGCCGCTCGACGTGGCGCTGGTCAAGCGCCTGGCTGCCGACCACGACTACCTGGTGACGGTGGAAGAGGGCAGCGTGATGGGCGGCGCCGGCAGCGCCGTGCTGGAAGCGCTGGCCGAGGCCGGCATCGACAAGCCGGTGCTGACGCTGGGCCTGCCCGACCGCTTCGTCGACCATGGCG